The following are encoded together in the Falsibacillus albus genome:
- a CDS encoding DUF1146 family protein — protein MVSDFGQHALISIISHLVFIGITFWALQALNFEKFIRANHVFQARLLYILLTIAIGSTVSNFFLDYLLWSQQLPLMLQLVTLL, from the coding sequence ATGGTTTCGGATTTTGGTCAGCATGCATTGATCAGCATTATTTCGCACCTCGTGTTTATCGGTATTACGTTTTGGGCGCTTCAAGCATTGAATTTTGAGAAATTCATAAGGGCGAATCACGTTTTCCAAGCCCGTTTATTATATATATTATTGACCATTGCGATCGGGTCTACGGTAAGTAATTTTTTCCTTGATTACCTGCTATGGTCCCAGCAGCTTCCGTTGATGCTGCAACTTGTCACACTTCTGTAA
- the spoIID gene encoding stage II sporulation protein D, with protein MKQNKFILLIVAVLLVLTFAVPSLLVLPFSDGNANGKLDERLSLKSKKADNSWMTKGPAVAVFRSEQKKVEKLPIEEYVIGVVASEMSAEFDEEALKAQALAARTYIISHLMNKDSGGVPDGADVTDTVQHQVYKNLDDLKRIWGSDYDWKLKKVTSAVKATAGQIITYKDEPINAAFFSTSNGYTENSQDYWENTVPYLQSVASPWDKESPKYTAQKTISISDFEKELGVKLGNSGSVGTITSRTPGKRVGTIEIGGKKFTGREVREKLALNSSDFSWVRKGDHLIITTKGYGHGVGMSQYGADGMAKQGKNYKQILAYYYKGIQITSDDKYVTKVTASK; from the coding sequence ATGAAACAAAACAAATTTATCCTTTTAATCGTCGCGGTCTTACTCGTCCTAACATTTGCTGTTCCATCCCTGCTCGTTCTTCCTTTCTCAGATGGAAACGCGAATGGCAAGCTTGATGAACGTCTATCACTGAAATCAAAAAAAGCTGATAACAGCTGGATGACGAAGGGTCCGGCCGTAGCCGTATTTCGATCGGAACAGAAAAAGGTAGAGAAGCTGCCCATCGAAGAATATGTCATCGGGGTGGTGGCATCCGAAATGAGCGCTGAGTTCGATGAGGAAGCATTGAAGGCGCAAGCGCTTGCCGCCAGGACCTATATCATCAGCCATCTCATGAACAAGGATAGCGGCGGAGTCCCCGATGGCGCGGACGTCACGGATACCGTCCAACATCAAGTATACAAAAATTTGGATGACTTAAAACGAATTTGGGGCAGCGACTACGATTGGAAGCTGAAAAAAGTAACCTCAGCGGTCAAAGCCACTGCCGGACAAATCATTACGTATAAAGATGAGCCGATCAATGCAGCCTTTTTCTCGACGAGCAACGGCTATACAGAAAACTCGCAGGATTATTGGGAAAACACAGTACCTTATCTGCAAAGCGTAGCGAGCCCGTGGGATAAAGAATCTCCTAAATATACCGCACAGAAGACGATAAGCATCAGTGACTTTGAAAAGGAACTTGGCGTGAAGCTTGGTAACAGCGGATCCGTCGGCACCATCACTTCCAGAACACCAGGCAAACGCGTCGGCACCATCGAAATCGGTGGGAAGAAATTCACAGGACGCGAAGTCAGGGAGAAACTGGCATTGAACTCATCGGACTTCAGCTGGGTAAGAAAAGGCGATCACCTCATCATCACCACCAAAGGCTATGGCCACGGGGTCGGCATGAGCCAATACGGCGCCGACGGCATGGCCAAACAAGGAAAAAACTACAAACAAATCCTCGCCTACTACTATAAAGGCATCCAGATCACCTCAGACGACAAATACGTAACCAAAGTCACAGCCAGCAAATAA
- a CDS encoding YwmB family TATA-box binding protein, with protein MYKKWRKAVIIPIAAVTLGFIYFLLGNTTTNAAKQGIDLWRMAEAVQHDNGKVIEWSLHTRETLNIENAGQFRAKMEKLQETFPQWDWKQDEKKDRFAAVGTSVSANSNFHEKIQLLSTLKNGQRFSYILYEVSGQNWSKEEAQLIKEKFPKQLALIYKEKPVIFSCIKGEFNDKIDHVLSKYASDMLKEFHAEEKESLKEKDFYSVSAYSPDFTQAVPLRNTEMNVQIGLRKSGMGAKTTIVIGTPILTIEY; from the coding sequence ATGTATAAAAAATGGAGAAAAGCAGTCATTATTCCTATAGCGGCAGTGACTTTAGGTTTTATATATTTTTTATTGGGGAATACAACAACCAATGCAGCAAAACAAGGCATAGATCTTTGGCGAATGGCAGAGGCGGTTCAACATGACAACGGGAAGGTCATTGAATGGTCTCTACATACAAGAGAAACGTTAAACATTGAGAACGCTGGGCAATTCCGTGCAAAAATGGAAAAGCTTCAGGAGACATTTCCTCAATGGGACTGGAAGCAAGATGAAAAGAAAGACCGCTTTGCGGCGGTGGGAACTTCAGTTTCAGCAAATTCCAACTTCCATGAAAAAATTCAATTGCTCTCGACCCTCAAAAATGGACAACGGTTTTCGTATATTCTCTATGAGGTCTCGGGTCAAAATTGGAGTAAAGAAGAAGCCCAATTGATCAAAGAAAAATTCCCGAAGCAATTGGCTCTAATTTACAAGGAAAAACCTGTGATTTTCTCTTGTATCAAAGGCGAATTCAATGATAAGATTGATCATGTTTTATCGAAATACGCCAGTGATATGCTCAAAGAATTCCATGCCGAAGAAAAAGAATCTTTGAAAGAAAAGGATTTCTATTCTGTTTCTGCATATTCACCAGATTTTACGCAAGCCGTTCCTTTAAGGAACACCGAGATGAATGTACAAATTGGCCTTAGGAAAAGTGGAATGGGCGCTAAGACGACCATCGTTATTGGCACACCCATCCTTACGATTGAATATTAA
- a CDS encoding M4 family metallopeptidase, producing MNKKKWLGVGLALGLVSSSFSPHAFAAQNGAEKVKMNQHIGSPEFISGDLTSPTSLDAKQVVLQYLDMHKDKFRFGTKAAKDSFKVLDVSKDSLGKTVVRLQQLYNGVPVWGSTQVGVVDDQGVLNVVSGTVQPQLEEKHALTEAKKVNAKKAVKIAKKDLGFEPKLEKEPKGELVVYTKDDSAHYAYLVNLNFLSPEPGNWNYFIDANDGTILNKFNNMDEVSGTNAVGTGKGVLGDTKSLNTTLSNGMYYLQDNTRGSGIFTYDMSSYWLLPDLFLPGTLWKDSDNVYNASADAAAVDAHYYAGVTYDYYKKKFGRNSYDNHGAAIKSSVHYGNNYNNAFWNGSQMVYGDGDGTNFTFFSGGIDVVGHELTHAVTESSSGLVYQNESGALNEALSDVFGTLIEFYNGKNPDFEIGEDIYTPGVPNDALRSMSDPAKYGYPDNYSKRYTGTDDNGGVHTNSSIINKAAYLLSEGGSQYGVTVPGIGRDKLGAIYYRMNTVYLTSNATFSQARAAAVQAATDLYGAGSAEVNAVNKSFDAVGIQ from the coding sequence ATGAACAAAAAGAAATGGCTGGGAGTTGGACTGGCTTTAGGACTTGTTTCCAGCAGCTTTTCACCACATGCTTTTGCAGCTCAGAATGGTGCTGAAAAAGTAAAAATGAATCAGCATATCGGTTCACCTGAATTTATATCCGGTGATCTGACGTCTCCGACTAGTTTGGATGCAAAGCAGGTCGTCCTTCAATATTTGGACATGCATAAGGACAAGTTCCGTTTTGGAACCAAAGCAGCGAAGGATTCATTCAAAGTATTGGATGTCTCCAAGGATTCGCTCGGTAAAACGGTTGTCCGTCTCCAGCAGCTTTACAACGGAGTTCCTGTTTGGGGATCGACGCAAGTTGGCGTCGTCGATGATCAAGGCGTGTTGAATGTCGTCTCCGGGACGGTTCAGCCGCAGTTGGAGGAAAAGCATGCTTTGACGGAAGCGAAAAAAGTGAACGCCAAAAAGGCCGTGAAGATCGCCAAAAAAGATCTCGGCTTCGAGCCAAAGCTTGAGAAAGAGCCGAAAGGTGAGCTTGTTGTCTATACAAAGGATGACTCGGCGCACTATGCTTACCTGGTTAACTTGAATTTCCTTTCACCTGAACCTGGGAACTGGAACTATTTCATTGACGCAAACGATGGAACGATTTTAAACAAGTTCAATAATATGGATGAAGTGTCTGGCACGAATGCCGTCGGAACAGGCAAAGGTGTGCTTGGTGATACAAAATCACTGAATACGACACTGTCCAATGGTATGTATTACTTGCAGGATAACACAAGGGGATCGGGCATTTTCACGTATGATATGTCAAGCTATTGGCTGCTCCCTGATCTATTCCTGCCGGGCACCCTTTGGAAAGATAGCGACAACGTCTATAATGCGTCAGCCGATGCGGCCGCTGTGGATGCCCACTACTATGCTGGCGTGACGTATGATTATTATAAAAAGAAATTTGGACGCAATTCTTATGATAATCACGGCGCTGCAATCAAATCATCCGTCCATTATGGAAACAACTATAACAACGCGTTCTGGAATGGTTCGCAAATGGTTTACGGTGATGGCGACGGAACGAACTTTACTTTCTTCTCCGGCGGAATCGATGTTGTCGGTCATGAGCTTACGCATGCTGTGACTGAATCCAGCTCCGGACTTGTCTATCAAAACGAATCCGGTGCACTGAACGAAGCATTATCCGATGTGTTTGGTACGTTGATAGAGTTCTATAATGGCAAAAACCCAGATTTCGAGATTGGCGAGGATATTTATACGCCGGGTGTTCCAAACGATGCCCTTCGTTCCATGAGCGATCCCGCGAAATATGGATATCCAGACAATTACTCCAAACGCTACACGGGTACGGATGATAATGGCGGTGTTCATACGAACAGCAGCATTATCAACAAAGCCGCTTATTTACTTAGCGAAGGCGGCTCTCAATACGGCGTGACGGTACCTGGAATCGGCCGTGACAAGCTTGGCGCGATCTACTACCGCATGAATACCGTCTACTTAACATCCAATGCGACGTTCAGCCAGGCACGTGCTGCGGCTGTCCAAGCAGCGACCGATTTATACGGTGCAGGATCTGCAGAAGTGAACGCCGTCAATAAATCGTTTGATGCGGTCGGTATTCAATAA
- the murA gene encoding UDP-N-acetylglucosamine 1-carboxyvinyltransferase, translated as MEKIIVRGGNQLNGTVKVEGAKNAVLPVIAATLLASEGKSIIRDVPTLSDVYTINEVLRSLNADVAFKDDYIVVDASRELNIEARFEYVRKMRASVLVMGPLLARQGKARVALPGGCAIGSRPIDLHLKGFEAMGAKVKVGNGFIEAEVEDRLHGAKIYLDFPSVGATQNIMMAAAMAKGTSTIENCAKEPEIVDLANYLNKMGAKVKGAGTGTIRIEGVDRLVGADHNIIPDRIEAGTFMVAAAVTGGDVLVQGAVPEHLSSLVAKMEEMGVTIIEEQDGLRVIGPDKLKAVDIKTMPHPGFPTDMQSQMMSLLLCAEGTGMITETVFENRFMHVEEFRRMNADIKIEGRSVIMNGPSQLQGAEVAATDLRAAAALIIAGLKADGYTRVTELKHLDRGYLNFHNKLAALGADIERINEADETVKTDYVKDLNA; from the coding sequence TTGGAAAAGATCATCGTCCGCGGTGGTAATCAGTTGAACGGTACGGTAAAGGTTGAAGGAGCAAAAAATGCCGTATTGCCTGTTATTGCCGCAACATTATTAGCTAGTGAAGGTAAAAGCATTATACGTGATGTACCTACTCTCTCCGATGTATATACAATTAATGAAGTATTGCGCTCTTTGAATGCGGACGTTGCGTTCAAGGATGATTATATTGTTGTGGATGCATCAAGAGAGTTGAATATTGAAGCACGATTCGAATATGTACGCAAAATGCGCGCTTCCGTCTTGGTCATGGGTCCTCTTTTGGCCCGCCAAGGAAAAGCACGTGTGGCGCTGCCAGGCGGTTGTGCAATAGGATCACGTCCGATTGATTTACACTTAAAAGGCTTTGAAGCAATGGGAGCGAAAGTGAAAGTTGGAAATGGATTTATTGAAGCCGAAGTCGAAGACAGACTTCACGGGGCGAAAATCTATCTTGACTTCCCAAGTGTTGGAGCTACACAGAACATCATGATGGCTGCTGCTATGGCAAAAGGCACATCTACGATTGAAAACTGTGCAAAAGAACCTGAAATTGTTGATTTAGCTAACTATTTAAATAAAATGGGTGCCAAAGTGAAGGGCGCAGGTACGGGAACCATCCGTATCGAAGGTGTGGATCGTCTCGTTGGTGCCGATCATAACATTATACCTGACCGCATCGAAGCAGGAACGTTCATGGTAGCGGCAGCTGTGACAGGCGGAGATGTCCTTGTTCAAGGTGCAGTGCCTGAACATCTCTCTTCCCTTGTGGCAAAAATGGAAGAGATGGGTGTGACCATCATTGAAGAACAGGATGGATTGCGCGTCATCGGTCCGGATAAACTGAAGGCAGTCGATATCAAAACGATGCCTCACCCTGGATTCCCGACAGACATGCAGTCGCAAATGATGTCCCTTTTGCTATGTGCAGAAGGAACCGGCATGATTACAGAAACTGTATTTGAAAATCGTTTTATGCATGTGGAAGAATTCCGCCGCATGAACGCAGATATTAAAATCGAAGGCCGTTCCGTCATCATGAATGGTCCAAGTCAGTTGCAGGGTGCTGAAGTTGCCGCAACGGATCTTCGCGCAGCAGCGGCATTGATCATTGCAGGATTGAAAGCGGATGGCTACACACGTGTAACCGAATTGAAGCACTTAGACCGCGGTTATTTGAATTTCCATAATAAACTGGCTGCGCTTGGTGCAGACATCGAACGCATCAATGAAGCAGACGAAACGGTAAAAACCGATTATGTAAAAGACTTAAACGCATAA